The Amaranthus tricolor cultivar Red isolate AtriRed21 chromosome 2, ASM2621246v1, whole genome shotgun sequence genome contains the following window.
gagtatagcAGGGTTTGGGATTATGCGGAAGCAATAAGGACGTTTAATCCAGGAAGCACAGCAATCGttaaatgcattggaatagacaCACCCCCACCTTTGTTccaaaggatgtatatatgcTTGACAGCGTGTAAGGAGGGGTTTGTAGCTGGCTGTAGGCCTATTATAGGTGTTGATGGGGCACATCTGAAGGGAAAATTCCCTGGGGTTTTGTTGACTGCTGTTGGTaaagatgggaacaataatATCTTTCCCATTGCATGGGCTGTGGTTGAAACTGAAAATGTAGAAACATGGATATGGTTTCTAAATCTTCTGGTGGTAGACCTTAGGTCGGTAACTGCATCGAGTAGTTGGGTTGAAGCAGAAGGTGAAGCTTTCACCTTCatgagcgataggcaaaaggtaATTTCTTGTTAATACATTTCTTGTTTCAAATGTAACTAATGAATTTACCCTAAAAAAACTTGTGTAAAATGTAGGGTTTGGTCGAAGCTTTGAACTCAGTGGTTCCTGAATGCGAAATTAGGTTTTGCTGTAGGCATATATGGGCGAACTTCAAGATCAAGTTCCCTGGAGAGTTGTTCAAACAACACTTTTGGAGTGCAGCCAGAGCCTACAACAAGGTATGGAATCATTTATGTTtatagaatcttttagatacATAAATGAATTTAATGTCAAACTAATTAGTAACAATTTTCGTTACAGAATCattttgatagagaaatgaatgtaataaagaatatttctattgACGCATATGCATATCTAGCTGCTATTCCTGCAAAACATTGGTCTAGGCATGCTTTTTGTAGTAGGAGTAAGTCTGGGATGTTATTGAACAATATTTGTGAGGCATTCAACAATGTGTTAGTAGAAGCAAGGGCGAAGCCTATAATTTCCCTAATGGAGTCGATTAGGAGATATGTAATGCAACGAAGCGCAGCCAAAAGGGAAGGGTTGAGTAACTTTCAAGGTGAGTTGATGCCAGCTATcactaaaattattgaaaaaaatgcaaaagaaatatatggtttaagggtaatcccagtggatgtttatgagtttgaggtggatgatATTGAAGACTGTTACGTTGTAAACTTGGCCAATAGAACTTGCCATTGTGGAAGTTGGCAGCTTATAGGAATTCCTTGCAAACATGCCGTTGCTTGTATTGTGCTTAGAAAATTAGATGCCAAAGACTTTGTCCACGAGGCGTATCTCATAGAAACGTATCGAAAAACGTATAGTCCAAAGTTTTATGGTATGCCAGGACACAAAATGTGGCCAACAACCACTTTAGCCAAACCACTTCCTCCACCATATAgaaagatgcctggaaggcctaacaagaggaaaagaaagaaggaagttGGTGAAGGTAAAGGAGGAAAGAAGGCTATTACAGAATTCAAGCAAAGGAGATGTGGTATTTGCGGTGAAGTTGGTCACTACAAAAAGGGCTGCAAAAATCAACCTAaaccaccaccaccaacaaAGACCAAGTCAAAaggtggaaggcctaaaatgggaTCTTCTTCTACTCAACAATCTACAACCAATGATGTGCCTAGCTCCAGTGGTCAACAACAAACGCAAAACGCTGCATCTACTTCATGTATAATGGATCAAAATAGTCAAATATAGACTTGTACTATGTTGAATTATGTCTGGGATGTACCCTGTAATGTTGAGcttaattaaatgttttttagcAAATGAAGTATGTATACTCAGAATGTACTGTTGCTCTAATATTGCTGTACCCAGTTGAACTTAATGTAATGTTCCTTGCAATCAGTAATTGAATTATTTGCACTATCTTGAATCAGTAGGCATATATGTGTGAATCAGTAATGTTGCTGTACCCTGTACCCTGAAGTGCTTTGAATCAGTTCACATTTTGAAGATGAGTATACAGAGTATCAGTGAAGCTGAGTATCAAAGTGTGCTTTGAATCAGTACTTTTTGTGCTTTGAATCAGTATGCAGAAGATGAGTATGCAGAAAATATGTGCAGCAATGTGTAATTGAACTGATTGTTTAAGTTGATTGAATAGTAATTGAATAGTAATTGAACTGATCATGTGGATTTAAGTTGATTTCTATTGCAGCAACTGTGTGTTTGAAGTTGAACTGATTGTTTGTGCAGCATGTATTGAAGTAATCAGTAATTCAACTAAAATTGAATATTGAATAGAAGTTGAAATGATCAGTTCAGTAATTTAAGTTTATCATTAGCAATGTGTGTTTGAATCAAGAATGTGTGTGCATCAACAAATTGAATCAATATTGGCCATAATCAGAAAATGTGTTTGAAACAAggtgttgatgttgatgttgtgcAACAAGGTGTTTGAAACAGCAATGAACTGATCTTGTGGTGCAAATGTGTTTGAATTGTGTTTGAGGATGATTTTGAACTGATCATCAAACACATCACCAACAGAACTGATCATTTTAGTATGCAacaatgttgatgttgatgttgaacaTTAAAGTATGTAGCAATGTTCAATAATTGAAGAGAGCCATGTTTAGTATTCAATGTTCAACAGATCATCAACCACATCAGTTCATCAGTTCACCAGCAAACACAAAGCAAATTTTGGCAAATCAATTCACACACAGCACCACAgcaatgttcaacaactcagtacatcattcattcattcattcatacacAACACCACAGCACCACAACAAACATACACAGCACCACATCAAACAAAGGAAGCACAGAACAATACCtgcaaagaaaattaaatggaaaaaataaaaagatcattCATTCAATCAGAATCATCATGTTACAATATCCAAATCAATCTTACAATAATGCTTAACTAGGTGCTAAACATCAGTTAGCACCCTTGATTAATACAAGAAATACcaacagaaaacaaaacaaaaaccctaaaaaaaagcTTTTGATATGATTTCCAAGCTCCCTCTGATTCAACCatttcttcttcaacattttaatttctgaaagaGCTTGTTTATTTTCGTGTTCCAAGCAACATATCCTTGATGTCAAGATCTTGATTTCAGTTGCCAATTGACGCTTTTCCTCCACAAGCTTGTTAGTGAGTTTTCTTTGCCAAACAAccatttcaggttcatcaacccatttaaactttttgcaacCCCTCGATTTTGTATCAGGATTATAAAAAACGCAAGTATTAAACCTTCTTccaggattttccttggtccatgaaaccctccttgcaaagggaactccacacgCACAATTTTCAATGGAAGAGTTTTTGCTTGAAGAAGAAGCAGACATAACTGATTAATTGGAAGAAAACGATGATCTTTGAGAGAATTAGGGTTTATCGCAAATGGGAGAAAAGAGGAATGAATGGAAGATGAAGCAGGATTGAATGCTGGGAAGTGAAAAGAAGGAGACTTAGGTTAATGAAGGTGACACGTGACTGGCACGTGCTGGTCAACGTCAAAATTAGCGGTCAAAGGCCTAATTCCGTTACAAGGTACTCTTTTGCAAAATAATGTATtatgtaaggtagttttttgcaaaattttttagttaaggtagttatttgcaaagttgggtttatgttaggtagttttttaacattttgccaaAAATAAATGGAACACTAAATGGGAATTACAAAAATCCCCTTCCTAATCAGTAATCATTAATCACAATTAACTACCTTCTCCTATGATATTGCCAAGGTAAAACACATCATTAGCATTAACAAATCCGCCATTGATACACAATCCAAGTTCGCCATACTCCTGCGATTCCCTCTCTTTGCGATATAATCTCATCGATTGATCGATCGGAAAAGATGATGCTTTCACGAATCAGTCGTTCTATTTCCAGATCTTTCCGTTCCTCATTCTTGAATTCCGTATGTTCTCAAGTTATTTCcaattttttccaattttattgtttattgttttgtcgttttttcatttaatcgGTTGTTAATTTGTTTTGACACTGTAGATTACTGGTTGTGATGGTTATGGTGCTAGAGTTGCGAATCCATCTGGTGTATTTGTATCGCGCAATGAACCTGTATCAGGGTTGTtgggttttaatttttcatcaatTACAGCAGTTAAGCAGGCTGGTCCttcgttttcttctttttctaacCCTAATTTTGTTAATCCGAGTTTTGCAAGGTTCTTCTCTACTGTTGCTGCAAACAATCAAAGTAAGAAATTTCTCTAATTCTAGGCTTTTAGTACTTTAATTTTTATGGTCTTTGTGTTTTCGTTGCAGTTCTTCGACTTGTTTTTGTTTATACAAAatgagtttttttaataatccaacctatctATGATCCATTAATAATTCTACTAgttgattaactataaataatccaAACTTAAGGAGTGTTTGCTCATAACATAACTTCCATATGACTTAACATAGCAGGTAAAATCtttgaaaaaaagtaaaaagaaaaaactaacCCCCTTTCCCACCTACCTTGGCCACCACCCCACCCCTTCCCCTCCCCACCCTCACTGACACCTTCCTACCCCCTCCTTTCCCCACCTTCACTGCCACCCATTGCATCACTGTCCCCTCCCCTCCACCACACCACTTACCACCCATGCCAACCCGCAAACAACCCCCATCCCTTAGTTGCCCCTAATTTAACACCACCACCTAGTCATGTGCAAGCAGTCACCACTGACACTGTAACCTAGTCACGCTTAGCCAAAACTCTTATCCTTAATTTTAAACCAATAGTTGGTGGAGGAAGGCAAGGTGTCTTGATGGCTTGAAGATGGGGGAGGGATGTGATCGACGTGAGTGGGGGAGGCGGGTGATTGTTGAGGCTGAGGAAAGGTGGGCTCATTGGGGTTGGGGCCTTGGGGGATTGCCGGACTGGAGCAAGAGGAGTTATTTCACGGAGGGTTTTGTTCATGGGGTGTGGTGGATGGCGCAAGTGAGAGAGGTTTTCATCGGCGAGAGAGAGAGGGGGAAGTGGAAGTCGACGGTGGAAAAGAGGAGTTTGTGGCCAGTGAAGGTGGAAGCTGGTGGCTAATTTTGGAGAGGAGGAGTGTGCTGggatcatttttcttttttttttttaattctattttttctttatttgccAAATTACCTAGGTAATGGGTTGCTATGGTGCATTATAAGCAAACATTCCTCAAAGGCTCAAAGTATGAATTATTTATGGCTAATCAAtatgtgggattattgtaggaaaatcatgaaagtTGGATTATTGTGGCCATGGGTAATTTTTCCTGTTGTTTATCACTATTTTGTCCGTGTGGTTGCATCAGATAGAGAAATAAAAAAGG
Protein-coding sequences here:
- the LOC130806524 gene encoding uncharacterized protein LOC130806524 — its product is MKKLTIRKKAIDSKKKQCELSTEVGNVRVDDVLIESSELFLANVDGNADEVEDSSSDDDYTCVNEDEYENDSDLFAENVVYGLDDVFIDDEEVRLILDKEVDEQNNTDMYFNDDEPQSDDYDLSALIDDEEGICSYPTFNPEIDFKGKINLSLGLKFPSTYVFRKALRYHAIECGYNYYYLHNGTNRISVYCYNRCDCMKLKGRIVNCVCGKEKKCYFKVHAVKLKDEETVQIRSYFPNHTCGHQHQNKKVTALYLAEKYIDDWRDNPTWELKAFKKRVNRELGCEVKYSKCYMAKRIAMKMLYGDASEEYSRVWDYAEAIRTFNPGSTAIVKCIGIDTPPPLFQRMYICLTACKEGFVAGCRPIIGVDGAHLKGKFPGVLLTAVGKDGNNNIFPIAWAVVETENVETWIWFLNLLVVDLRSVTASSSWVEAEGEAFTFMSDRQKGLVEALNSVVPECEIRFCCRHIWANFKIKFPGELFKQHFWSAARAYNKNHFDREMNVIKNISIDAYAYLAAIPAKHWSRHAFCSRSKSGMLLNNICEAFNNVLVEARAKPIISLMESIRRYVMQRSAAKREGLSNFQGELMPAITKIIEKNAKEIYGLRVIPVDVYEFEVDDIEDCYVVNLANRTCHCGSWQLIGIPCKHAVACIVLRKLDAKDFVHEAYLIETYRKTYSPKFYGMPGHKMWPTTTLAKPLPPPYRKMPGRPNKRKRKKEVGEGKGGKKAITEFKQRRCGICGEVGHYKKGCKNQPKPPPPTKTKSKGGRPKMGSSSTQQSTTNDVPSSSGQQQTQNAASTSCIMDQNSQI